Proteins co-encoded in one Dehalobacter sp. genomic window:
- a CDS encoding galactosyldiacylglycerol synthase, protein MPKVMIFSASTGHGHNQAADCLKKELEASGYSVRIVEPLKKEESWIMEALIDDGYHILATRLPKMYGKLYKITYNEFLNKNVKRILNRAMDSVIEQLIQEYKPDLLITTHPLHVGVVSYLKASGRLNLPFISLVTDYMAHQFYVNSFVDAYIVGSPYTKDTLTEKGVPENKIHIFGIPVREEFRQPRLVRNNDVFTLLIMGGSMGIPYIRKCLKTLMENRHHLRILVVCGSNRKLWTDLAKKYAGTFNDKDVVIYGFTSNIYDLMDQSDVIITKPGGLTASEAINKNIPIIIPFFIPGQEEENTEILVKAGVAVRTSRISELNPLIDSFCLNPGLLEEMRENASDLARQLSPGSIVGLADQLLYESLQVKEYQRAHQS, encoded by the coding sequence GTGCCTAAAGTAATGATTTTCTCTGCGTCTACAGGACACGGACACAATCAGGCCGCAGACTGTCTGAAAAAGGAGCTTGAAGCTTCAGGCTATTCCGTCCGGATTGTAGAACCCTTAAAAAAAGAGGAAAGCTGGATCATGGAAGCCCTTATCGATGACGGTTATCATATACTCGCAACAAGATTACCGAAAATGTACGGTAAACTATATAAGATTACCTATAATGAGTTCTTAAATAAAAATGTCAAAAGAATTTTAAACAGGGCCATGGATAGTGTCATCGAACAGCTGATTCAGGAGTACAAGCCCGACCTGCTTATTACCACCCATCCTCTTCATGTCGGTGTTGTTTCCTATTTAAAAGCATCCGGACGCTTAAATCTGCCTTTTATTTCGCTGGTTACAGATTATATGGCCCATCAGTTTTATGTGAATAGTTTTGTTGATGCCTACATTGTTGGTTCACCTTACACCAAGGATACGCTTACGGAAAAAGGTGTTCCTGAAAACAAAATACACATTTTCGGCATTCCGGTACGGGAAGAATTCCGCCAGCCCCGCCTTGTCAGAAACAATGATGTATTTACACTGCTGATCATGGGCGGGAGCATGGGCATCCCCTATATCAGAAAATGCCTGAAAACGCTTATGGAAAACCGGCATCATCTTCGCATCCTGGTCGTATGCGGAAGTAATCGCAAACTTTGGACTGATCTTGCGAAAAAGTACGCAGGTACCTTTAACGACAAAGATGTCGTCATTTACGGTTTCACATCGAACATCTATGACCTGATGGACCAGTCCGATGTGATTATCACAAAACCCGGCGGTCTGACTGCCTCGGAAGCGATCAATAAAAATATCCCCATCATTATTCCATTTTTTATTCCGGGACAAGAAGAAGAAAATACCGAGATTCTAGTTAAAGCAGGTGTTGCTGTCAGAACATCAAGGATTTCCGAACTTAATCCCCTGATCGACAGTTTCTGTCTAAATCCCGGTTTGCTTGAAGAAATGCGGGAGAATGCTTCGGACTTGGCCCGACAGCTTTCTCCGGGCAGTATCGTAGGGTTGG
- a CDS encoding Hsp20/alpha crystallin family protein: protein MNLIPLHPMRNADQIRREINRLYSFPFTFFEDEFAPRLAVPFTDVYETDEEIIVSCDLPGLQRREDVSIQIENNMITISGTLNREQHVIQEDRLHRKERYTGQFRRSVSLPAAVSIDNVRAIYKNGVLNVFLPKTDSREKKSVQIDFQH from the coding sequence ATGAATCTTATACCATTACATCCAATGCGGAATGCAGATCAGATACGCCGTGAAATCAATAGGCTTTATAGTTTTCCGTTTACTTTTTTCGAAGATGAGTTCGCTCCGCGCTTGGCCGTTCCATTTACCGACGTCTATGAAACCGACGAAGAGATCATTGTTTCCTGCGATCTGCCAGGACTGCAGAGAAGAGAAGATGTAAGCATTCAGATTGAAAACAACATGATAACCATCAGCGGCACTTTAAACCGCGAACAGCACGTGATTCAGGAAGATCGCCTACACAGAAAAGAAAGGTATACCGGTCAATTCCGCCGCTCCGTCTCTCTTCCGGCGGCCGTTTCCATTGATAATGTCAGGGCAATTTATAAAAACGGCGTTCTGAATGTATTCCTGCCCAAGACAGACAGCAGGGAGAAAAAGTCTGTACAGATTGACTTTCAGCATTAG
- the clpP gene encoding ATP-dependent Clp endopeptidase proteolytic subunit ClpP, translating into MSYLIPMVVEQTNRGERSYDIYSRLLKDRIIFLGGAIDDNVANVVVAQLLFLEAEDPEKDVFIYINSPGGSITAGMAIYDTMQYIRPDVQTICIGMAASMGAFLLAAGTKGKRTALPNAEILIHQPLIAGGGLSGQATEIEIHAKQLLKTKNKMNRILAERTGQPLDKVQQDTDRDYYMSAEEAKEYGIVDRVLEKAALLEQKKKNPLK; encoded by the coding sequence ATGAGTTATCTTATCCCGATGGTAGTTGAACAAACGAATCGCGGTGAACGTTCTTACGACATCTATTCTAGGCTCCTCAAAGACCGTATTATCTTCCTGGGCGGAGCAATCGATGATAACGTTGCCAATGTTGTCGTTGCGCAATTGCTTTTCCTGGAAGCGGAAGATCCTGAAAAGGACGTTTTCATCTATATCAACAGCCCCGGAGGGTCAATTACTGCCGGGATGGCCATCTACGACACGATGCAGTATATCAGGCCTGATGTACAGACCATTTGTATTGGAATGGCCGCCAGTATGGGTGCCTTCCTGCTTGCCGCCGGCACGAAAGGAAAGCGTACTGCCCTGCCGAATGCTGAGATTTTGATCCACCAGCCGTTAATTGCCGGGGGAGGTTTATCGGGGCAGGCTACAGAAATTGAAATTCACGCCAAACAGTTGCTGAAAACGAAAAACAAAATGAACAGGATTCTCGCCGAAAGAACCGGCCAGCCTTTGGACAAAGTCCAGCAGGATACGGACCGTGACTACTATATGTCCGCTGAAGAAGCCAAAGAATACGGAATTGTTGACCGGGTACTGGAAAAAGCAGCGCTGCTCGAGCAAAAAAAGAAAAACCCGCTAAAATAG
- the galU gene encoding UTP--glucose-1-phosphate uridylyltransferase GalU — protein sequence MQRIRKAVIPAAGLGTRFLPATKAQPKEMLPIVDKPTIQYIIEEAVQSGIEDVIIVTGRNKRAIEDHFDRSVELELFLKNGEKSELLDMVKHIAEMVDIHYVRQKEALGLGHAVYSARRFIGNEPFAVLLGDDVIYSDEPCLKQMIRYYELYNSNLIGVQEVLPAEVSKYGIIDGSRISPRLYKAEAMFEKPAPEEAPDIPLAIMGRYILNPEIFDILAELPPGRNGEIQLTDAIAQLSKVQDVYAYNFEGKRYDVGDKLGFVRATIEFALRHEEIGESLMDYLTDIVSRYQKEGQELRLLSAGNNLDKLYDIKKNYS from the coding sequence TTGCAGAGAATTCGAAAAGCAGTCATACCCGCGGCTGGATTGGGTACAAGATTTCTTCCTGCGACCAAAGCTCAACCCAAAGAAATGCTGCCAATCGTAGACAAACCGACTATTCAGTACATCATTGAAGAAGCGGTTCAATCCGGTATTGAAGATGTCATTATTGTCACAGGAAGAAACAAAAGAGCCATTGAGGATCATTTTGACCGTTCTGTAGAACTTGAACTATTTCTAAAAAACGGAGAAAAGTCCGAATTGCTCGATATGGTCAAACATATTGCTGAGATGGTCGATATCCATTATGTCCGCCAAAAAGAAGCTCTGGGGCTTGGTCATGCCGTCTACAGTGCCAGAAGATTTATTGGCAATGAGCCGTTTGCCGTTCTTTTGGGAGACGACGTAATCTATTCGGATGAGCCTTGTCTGAAACAAATGATTAGGTACTACGAGCTTTATAACAGCAATTTGATTGGCGTACAGGAAGTACTGCCGGCAGAAGTGTCCAAATACGGGATTATTGATGGCAGCAGAATATCTCCGAGACTGTACAAGGCGGAAGCCATGTTTGAAAAGCCGGCCCCGGAGGAAGCGCCAGATATTCCGCTTGCGATCATGGGCCGGTATATTCTTAATCCGGAAATTTTTGATATCCTCGCGGAATTGCCTCCGGGAAGAAATGGAGAAATTCAGCTGACGGATGCAATTGCGCAGTTGAGCAAGGTTCAGGATGTGTATGCCTACAATTTTGAAGGGAAAAGATATGATGTCGGGGACAAACTTGGTTTTGTCAGAGCAACCATTGAATTTGCGTTAAGACATGAAGAAATTGGCGAAAGCCTGATGGATTATCTGACCGATATTGTCAGCCGGTATCAGAAAGAAGGTCAGGAGCTTCGCCTGCTTTCAGCAGGCAATAATTTGGACAAACTTTATGATATTAAGAAGAATTACAGTTAA
- a CDS encoding autorepressor SdpR family transcription factor, which translates to MSPYNDTFKALADPTRREMIRFLKERNMTAGEIADQFKISKPSISHHLNILKQAGLVTDERKGQTIVYALDTSVFEEVMRMMFDLFYRKEESKDKQTNK; encoded by the coding sequence ATGTCGCCGTATAATGATACGTTTAAAGCTTTGGCTGATCCGACCCGAAGAGAAATGATCCGCTTTTTGAAAGAACGAAATATGACGGCAGGGGAAATTGCAGATCAATTCAAGATCTCCAAACCAAGCATCTCCCATCATTTAAATATTTTGAAGCAGGCCGGGCTGGTTACAGATGAAAGAAAAGGGCAGACCATCGTCTATGCATTGGATACCTCTGTGTTTGAAGAAGTCATGCGGATGATGTTTGATTTGTTTTACAGAAAAGAAGAATCAAAAGATAAACAAACAAATAAATAA